From Streptomyces sp. TLI_053, a single genomic window includes:
- the thiD gene encoding bifunctional hydroxymethylpyrimidine kinase/phosphomethylpyrimidine kinase produces the protein MSSTAPPRVLTVAGSDSGGGAGIQADLKAMLALGVHGMSVVTAVTAQNSLGVQGYWELPAEAVRAQFRSVVDDIGVQAVKTGMLASIELVETVSELLAGVGAPVVVDPVGVSKHGDALLAAEAVATVRERLLPVATLATPNLHEVTQLTGRTVEREGEMLDAAKALLDLGPRWVLVKGGHLEGEAADLLYGGAGEEYWYRAPRYDNRHTHGTGCTLASAIASGLAKGEELPAAVASAKEYITGAIAGGFALGAGIGPVDHAWRWR, from the coding sequence ATGTCCTCCACCGCACCCCCTCGCGTGCTCACCGTCGCCGGCTCCGACTCCGGCGGCGGCGCCGGCATCCAGGCCGACCTCAAGGCGATGCTCGCCCTCGGCGTCCACGGGATGAGCGTCGTCACCGCCGTCACCGCGCAGAACTCGCTCGGCGTCCAGGGCTACTGGGAGCTGCCGGCCGAGGCGGTCCGGGCCCAGTTCCGCAGTGTGGTCGACGACATCGGCGTCCAGGCCGTGAAGACCGGCATGCTCGCCTCGATCGAGCTGGTCGAGACCGTCTCGGAGCTGCTCGCCGGCGTCGGCGCCCCGGTCGTGGTGGACCCGGTGGGCGTCTCCAAGCACGGCGACGCGCTGCTCGCCGCCGAGGCCGTCGCCACCGTCCGGGAGCGGCTGCTGCCGGTCGCCACCCTCGCCACGCCCAACCTGCACGAGGTGACGCAGCTCACCGGCCGGACGGTCGAGCGCGAGGGCGAGATGCTGGACGCCGCCAAGGCGCTGCTCGACCTCGGGCCGCGCTGGGTGCTGGTCAAGGGCGGGCACCTGGAGGGAGAGGCGGCCGACCTGCTGTACGGGGGCGCGGGGGAGGAGTACTGGTACCGGGCGCCGCGCTACGACAACCGGCACACCCACGGCACCGGCTGCACCCTGGCCAGCGCGATCGCGTCGGGCCTGGCCAAGGGCGAGGAGCTGCCGGCGGCGGTGGCCTCGGCCAAGGAGTACATCACCGGCGCGATCGCCGGCGGCTTCGCGCTCGGCGCCGGCATCGGCCCGGTGGACCACGCCTGGCGGTGGCGCTAG
- the rpmB gene encoding 50S ribosomal protein L28 yields MAANCDVCGKGPGFGNSISHSHRRTPRRWNPNIQTVRAVVGRTPKRLNVCTSCIKAGKVSR; encoded by the coding sequence GTGGCTGCCAACTGCGACGTCTGCGGCAAGGGGCCGGGCTTCGGCAACAGCATCTCCCACTCGCACCGCCGTACCCCCCGTCGCTGGAACCCCAACATCCAGACGGTGCGCGCTGTGGTTGGGCGGACGCCGAAGCGGCTCAACGTCTGCACCTCGTGCATCAAGGCCGGTAAGGTCTCGCGCTGA
- a CDS encoding lysophospholipid acyltransferase family protein yields MARRSYASFGNADYGFWYRFAAVLVKPVTTALVKPDWRGWEHLPKRGGFIAAVNHNSIIDPVVYAHWQYNSGRPPRILGKSSLFSVPFIGFMLRKTGQIPVFRESTDAAQAFRSAIDAVNSGQCVQFYPEGTLTRDPDLWPMTGKSGVARVALMTGAPVVPVAHWGAHEIIPPYGRGGAGRSRFNLFPRHRVVVAAGPAVDLSKYQGQELTAQVLRDATEDIMTAITAVLADIRGEEPPAERYDMREAARLRAAAAARREGGGRGTDEAGKEAK; encoded by the coding sequence GTGGCCCGCCGCTCGTACGCCAGCTTCGGCAACGCCGACTACGGCTTCTGGTACCGCTTCGCGGCCGTGCTGGTGAAGCCGGTGACCACCGCGCTGGTCAAGCCCGACTGGCGGGGCTGGGAGCACCTGCCGAAGCGGGGCGGCTTCATCGCCGCGGTCAACCACAACTCGATCATCGACCCGGTCGTGTACGCGCACTGGCAGTACAACAGCGGGCGGCCGCCGCGGATCCTCGGCAAGTCCTCGCTGTTCTCGGTCCCGTTCATCGGGTTCATGCTCCGCAAGACCGGCCAGATCCCGGTGTTCCGCGAGTCGACCGACGCGGCACAGGCCTTCCGGTCCGCCATCGACGCGGTCAACAGCGGCCAGTGCGTGCAGTTCTACCCGGAGGGAACGCTCACCCGGGATCCGGACCTGTGGCCGATGACCGGCAAGAGCGGGGTCGCCCGGGTGGCGCTGATGACCGGCGCGCCGGTCGTCCCGGTGGCCCACTGGGGCGCCCACGAGATCATCCCGCCGTACGGCCGGGGCGGCGCGGGCAGGAGCAGGTTCAACCTGTTCCCGCGCCACCGGGTGGTCGTGGCGGCCGGACCGGCCGTCGACCTGAGCAAGTACCAGGGGCAGGAGCTGACCGCCCAGGTGCTCAGGGACGCCACCGAGGACATCATGACGGCGATCACCGCCGTGCTGGCCGACATCCGCGGCGAGGAACCGCCCGCGGAGCGGTACGACATGCGGGAGGCGGCCCGGCTCCGGGCCGCCGCCGCGGCCCGCCGCGAGGGCGGCGGCCGTGGCACCGACGAGGCAGGGAAGGAAGCCAAGTGA
- the leuD gene encoding 3-isopropylmalate dehydratase small subunit, translating to MEKFTTHTGRAVPLRRSNVDTDQIIPAHWLKKVTRSGFEDGLFEAWRRDESFVLNRPERQGATVLVAGPEFGTGSSREHAVWALQNYGFHAVISSRFADIFRGNSLKNGLLTVVLPQETVERLWELTEADPTAPVTVDLEAREVRAEGITAPFELDDNLRWRLLNGLDDISITLRNEADIAAFEASRPAFKPRTLPAA from the coding sequence ATGGAGAAGTTCACCACCCACACCGGGCGGGCCGTGCCGCTGCGCCGCAGCAACGTCGACACGGACCAGATCATCCCCGCCCATTGGCTGAAGAAGGTCACCCGTTCCGGTTTCGAGGACGGTCTGTTCGAGGCCTGGCGCCGGGACGAGTCGTTCGTTCTCAACCGGCCCGAGCGGCAGGGTGCCACCGTCCTGGTGGCCGGCCCCGAGTTCGGCACCGGCTCCTCCCGCGAGCACGCCGTCTGGGCCCTGCAGAACTACGGCTTCCACGCCGTGATCTCCTCGCGCTTCGCCGACATCTTCCGCGGCAACTCGCTGAAGAACGGCCTGCTCACCGTGGTCCTCCCGCAGGAGACCGTGGAGCGGCTCTGGGAGCTGACCGAGGCGGACCCGACCGCCCCCGTCACGGTCGACCTGGAGGCCCGCGAGGTGCGGGCCGAGGGCATCACCGCGCCGTTCGAACTGGACGACAACCTCCGGTGGCGGCTGCTCAACGGCCTGGACGACATCAGCATCACGCTGCGGAACGAGGCCGACATCGCGGCCTTCGAGGCGAGCCGTCCGGCGTTCAAGCCGCGCACCCTGCCGGCGGCCTGA
- a CDS encoding DUF3515 domain-containing protein produces MTRELRVPRFLAALPAPVRWLAVPTALACTVVVLVGSWSTPEKIETPNPAPRAAGYCRALAEALPQELFGHPRKDPTPASPFLAAWDSSPKVVLRCGVDRPEALNGPAAKDVSPMINDVTWWPQELGDGGYRYTVTMRKAYVELTVPKGSFANPMDVVAALSPVVAANIP; encoded by the coding sequence GTGACCCGAGAACTCCGCGTCCCCCGCTTCCTGGCGGCACTGCCGGCCCCCGTCCGGTGGCTGGCGGTGCCGACCGCGCTCGCCTGCACCGTCGTGGTGCTGGTCGGCAGCTGGAGCACGCCCGAGAAGATCGAGACGCCGAACCCGGCCCCCCGGGCCGCCGGCTACTGCCGGGCGCTCGCCGAGGCGCTCCCCCAGGAGCTGTTCGGCCACCCCCGCAAGGACCCGACCCCCGCCTCGCCGTTCCTGGCCGCCTGGGACAGCTCGCCGAAGGTGGTGCTGCGCTGCGGCGTGGACCGGCCCGAGGCCCTGAACGGCCCCGCCGCCAAGGACGTCTCGCCGATGATCAACGACGTGACCTGGTGGCCGCAGGAGCTGGGGGACGGCGGCTACCGCTACACCGTCACGATGCGCAAGGCCTACGTGGAGCTCACCGTGCCCAAGGGCTCGTTCGCCAACCCGATGGACGTGGTCGCCGCGCTCTCCCCCGTGGTCGCCGCCAACATCCCCTGA
- a CDS encoding 6-phosphofructokinase has protein sequence MRIGVLTSGGDCPGLNAVIRSVVHRGTDVHGDEIVGIEDGFLGLIEGRTRPVSHDDVTGLLTLGGTVLGSARVQRERIAWAVENAKTLARDIGIDALIAIGGEGTLTAARLFSEAGLPVVGVPKTIDNDIDATDVTFGFDTAVHVATEAIDRLKTTAESHQRVMVVELMGRHTGWITLTAGMAGGAHGILIPEKPFDIEGVARMVEDRFARGKKFAIIAVAEGASPMPGTMRFDHGEVDRFGHRTFGGIGNRLAHELENLLGKEARPVILGHVQRGGTPTARDRVLATRFGWHAVEAVHRGEFGHFTALRRGDIRLVPIADAVTRLKTVPEERWAESEAVL, from the coding sequence ATGCGCATCGGAGTCCTGACCAGCGGCGGCGACTGCCCCGGCCTGAACGCGGTGATCCGCTCCGTGGTGCACCGCGGCACCGATGTGCACGGCGACGAGATCGTCGGCATCGAGGACGGCTTCCTCGGGCTGATCGAGGGCCGCACCCGCCCGGTCTCGCACGACGACGTCACCGGTCTGCTCACCCTCGGCGGTACCGTCCTCGGCTCGGCCCGGGTGCAGCGCGAGCGGATCGCCTGGGCGGTGGAGAACGCCAAGACCCTCGCCCGGGACATCGGCATCGACGCGCTGATCGCGATCGGCGGCGAGGGCACCCTCACCGCCGCCCGGCTGTTCAGCGAGGCCGGACTCCCGGTGGTCGGCGTCCCGAAGACCATCGACAACGACATCGACGCCACCGACGTCACCTTCGGCTTCGACACCGCCGTGCACGTCGCGACCGAGGCGATCGACCGGCTCAAGACCACCGCGGAATCGCACCAGCGGGTGATGGTCGTCGAGCTGATGGGGCGGCACACCGGCTGGATCACCCTCACGGCCGGCATGGCGGGCGGTGCGCACGGGATCCTGATCCCCGAGAAGCCGTTCGACATCGAGGGGGTGGCCCGGATGGTCGAGGACCGCTTCGCCCGGGGCAAGAAGTTCGCCATCATCGCGGTCGCCGAGGGGGCCTCCCCGATGCCCGGCACCATGCGCTTCGACCACGGCGAGGTCGACCGGTTCGGGCACCGCACCTTCGGCGGGATCGGCAACCGCCTCGCCCACGAACTGGAGAACCTGCTCGGCAAGGAGGCCCGCCCGGTCATCCTCGGCCACGTCCAGCGCGGCGGCACCCCGACCGCCCGCGACCGCGTCCTCGCCACCCGCTTCGGCTGGCACGCCGTGGAGGCCGTCCACCGGGGCGAGTTCGGCCACTTCACCGCGCTGCGCCGGGGCGACATCCGGCTGGTGCCGATCGCCGACGCGGTGACCCGGCTCAAGACCGTCCCCGAGGAACGCTGGGCGGAGTCGGAGGCCGTGCTCTGA
- a CDS encoding Lrp/AsnC ligand binding domain-containing protein, with the protein MVQAYILIQTEVGKASAVAESIAKIPGVLQAEDVTGPYDVIVRAEAGTVDDLGRLVVAKVQQVEGITRTLTCPVVHL; encoded by the coding sequence GTGGTACAGGCCTACATCCTGATTCAGACCGAGGTCGGCAAGGCCAGCGCCGTCGCCGAGTCCATCGCCAAGATCCCCGGTGTCCTGCAGGCCGAGGACGTCACCGGACCGTACGACGTGATCGTCCGGGCCGAGGCCGGCACCGTGGACGACCTCGGCCGGCTGGTCGTCGCCAAGGTCCAGCAGGTCGAGGGCATCACCCGCACCCTGACCTGTCCCGTGGTCCACCTGTAG
- a CDS encoding DAK2 domain-containing protein → MLHTLDAPAVRSWCQLALRALGQAREEIDALNVYPVPDGDTGTNLYLTVESAAAAVESRFAEPGTGPAPGLAETARAMARGALVGARGNSGVILAQWLRGTAETLAQGGGADQLRAALQRAADSAYQAVAEPVEGTLLTVARIAAREAARAGDGLGQVAEAAHRAAREALRHTPQQLAVLAENGVVDAGGRGLVAVLGALADAVAGHQPMGPVALRDDLRPLGGCELHVRPPGPGHPAFEVIYLLDAPDEALPALRERLAGLGDSLVVGGGDGLWNVHVHVDDAGAAVEAGLGAGRPHQIRITHFAEAAARSGAAAGRDEPERPARAVLSVVSGAGLAELCEQAGAVVLHAEPGRPPASAELTAAVRRAAAREVVLLLNDPELRAAAGAAADQLREEGVRIAVLPTRSPVQGLAALAVHEAGRRFDEDVVAMTSAAGATRYAELAVAEGESWTMAGVCQAGDVLGLIDGDVAVIGAGLAAVGASVLDRMLGGGGELVTLILGENAPEGLAEQLVAHARHSRPEVDAVVFHGGQESAPLLIGVE, encoded by the coding sequence GTGCTGCACACGCTCGACGCCCCGGCCGTGCGCAGCTGGTGCCAACTGGCGCTGCGGGCGCTCGGCCAGGCCCGCGAGGAGATCGACGCACTCAACGTCTACCCCGTCCCGGACGGCGACACCGGCACCAACCTGTACCTGACCGTGGAGTCCGCCGCCGCCGCGGTCGAGAGCCGCTTCGCCGAACCGGGCACCGGTCCGGCGCCCGGCCTGGCGGAGACCGCCCGGGCGATGGCCCGCGGCGCCCTCGTCGGCGCCCGCGGCAACTCCGGCGTGATCCTCGCCCAGTGGCTGCGCGGCACCGCCGAGACCCTCGCCCAGGGCGGCGGCGCCGACCAGCTGCGGGCCGCCCTCCAGCGGGCCGCCGACTCCGCCTACCAGGCGGTCGCCGAACCGGTCGAGGGCACCCTGCTGACCGTCGCCCGGATCGCCGCCCGGGAGGCCGCCCGGGCCGGCGACGGCCTCGGCCAGGTCGCCGAGGCCGCCCACCGGGCCGCCCGGGAGGCCCTGCGGCACACCCCCCAGCAGCTCGCCGTGCTCGCCGAGAACGGCGTGGTGGACGCCGGCGGCCGGGGCCTGGTCGCCGTCCTCGGGGCGCTCGCCGACGCGGTCGCCGGCCACCAGCCGATGGGCCCGGTCGCGCTGCGCGACGACCTCCGGCCGCTGGGCGGCTGCGAGCTCCACGTGCGCCCGCCCGGCCCCGGCCACCCCGCCTTCGAGGTGATCTACCTGCTGGACGCGCCCGACGAGGCGCTGCCCGCGCTGCGCGAACGGCTCGCCGGGCTCGGGGACTCGCTGGTGGTCGGCGGCGGCGACGGCCTGTGGAACGTGCACGTCCACGTCGACGACGCGGGCGCCGCCGTCGAGGCCGGGCTCGGGGCCGGGCGCCCGCACCAGATCCGGATCACCCACTTCGCCGAGGCCGCCGCCCGTTCCGGTGCCGCGGCCGGCCGGGACGAGCCCGAGCGGCCGGCCCGCGCGGTGCTGTCGGTGGTCTCCGGCGCGGGCCTCGCCGAACTCTGCGAGCAGGCCGGCGCGGTCGTGCTGCACGCCGAGCCCGGCCGCCCGCCGGCCAGCGCCGAACTCACCGCCGCCGTGCGCCGCGCCGCCGCCCGCGAGGTGGTGCTGCTGCTCAACGACCCCGAGCTGCGGGCCGCCGCCGGGGCCGCCGCCGACCAGCTGCGCGAGGAGGGGGTGCGGATCGCGGTGCTGCCCACCCGCTCGCCGGTCCAGGGACTGGCCGCGCTCGCCGTGCACGAGGCCGGCCGGCGCTTCGACGAGGACGTGGTCGCGATGACCTCGGCGGCCGGTGCCACCCGGTACGCCGAACTGGCCGTTGCCGAGGGCGAGTCCTGGACCATGGCCGGGGTCTGCCAGGCCGGTGACGTGCTCGGGCTGATCGACGGGGACGTCGCGGTGATCGGAGCCGGACTGGCCGCGGTCGGCGCGAGCGTGCTGGACCGGATGCTCGGCGGCGGCGGCGAGCTGGTCACCCTGATCCTCGGCGAGAACGCCCCCGAGGGTCTCGCCGAGCAGCTGGTCGCCCACGCCCGGCACAGCCGTCCGGAGGTGGACGCGGTGGTCTTCCACGGTGGCCAGGAGTCGGCGCCGCTGCTCATCGGCGTCGAGTGA
- a CDS encoding thiamine-phosphate kinase — protein sequence MQGTVGELGEFGLIRELTARVPLTDAVDLGPGDDAAVVKAPDGRVVATTDVLIENRHFRRDWSTAYDVGRKAAAQNLADVAAMGAVPTAILLGLVAPADLPTTWATELMDGLRDECQVAGATVVGGDVVRGDTITLAITALGDLQGRAPVTRAGAQVGDVVAVTGWLGWSAAGLTVLQRGFRSPRAFVEAHRRPEPPYHAGPSGAELGATAMIDVSDGLVADLGHVALASGVDIDLRAADFDVPAQMADIGQAVGVDPLVWVLSGGEDHAIVATFPRGVQLPARWRVVGEVVGRSRAARGGRVTVDGEAWDRVGGWDHFSE from the coding sequence ATGCAGGGGACCGTGGGCGAGCTCGGCGAGTTCGGACTCATCAGGGAGCTGACCGCCCGGGTGCCGCTCACCGACGCGGTCGACCTCGGCCCGGGCGACGACGCCGCCGTGGTGAAGGCCCCGGACGGCCGGGTGGTGGCGACCACCGATGTGCTCATCGAGAACCGGCACTTCCGCCGGGACTGGTCCACCGCGTACGACGTGGGCCGCAAGGCGGCGGCGCAGAACCTCGCCGACGTGGCCGCGATGGGCGCGGTGCCGACCGCGATCCTGCTCGGCCTGGTCGCGCCGGCGGACCTGCCGACCACCTGGGCCACCGAGCTGATGGACGGGCTGCGCGACGAGTGCCAGGTGGCCGGCGCGACGGTGGTCGGCGGTGACGTGGTGCGCGGGGACACCATCACGCTCGCCATCACGGCGCTCGGGGACCTTCAGGGGCGCGCGCCGGTGACGCGCGCCGGTGCCCAGGTCGGCGACGTGGTGGCGGTCACCGGCTGGCTCGGCTGGTCGGCGGCGGGTCTGACGGTGCTGCAGCGGGGCTTCCGTTCGCCGCGGGCCTTCGTCGAGGCCCACCGCCGCCCCGAGCCGCCGTACCACGCGGGGCCGTCCGGCGCGGAGCTCGGCGCCACCGCGATGATCGACGTGAGCGACGGGCTGGTGGCCGACCTCGGGCACGTGGCGCTGGCGAGCGGGGTGGACATCGACCTGCGGGCGGCCGACTTCGACGTGCCCGCGCAGATGGCGGACATCGGCCAGGCGGTCGGGGTCGACCCGCTGGTGTGGGTGCTGTCCGGGGGGGAGGACCACGCGATCGTGGCGACCTTCCCGCGCGGGGTCCAACTGCCCGCCCGCTGGCGGGTGGTGGGCGAGGTCGTCGGCCGTTCGCGGGCGGCCAGGGGCGGCCGGGTGACGGTGGACGGCGAGGCCTGGGACCGGGTCGGCGGCTGGGACCACTTCTCGGAGTGA
- a CDS encoding NAD(P)H-dependent glycerol-3-phosphate dehydrogenase: protein MTRCAVFGTGSWGTAFAMVLADAGCEVALWGRRQELADAVNATHSNPDYLPGVRLPDTVRATTDPAEALAGADFAVLVVPSQTLRENLAAWAPLLEPQTVLVSLMKGIELGTAKRMSEVVGEVAAVGQERIAVVSGPNLAREIANRQPAASVVACTDEAVAKRLQSACHTPYFRPYTNTDVIGCELGGAVKNVIGLAVGMADGMGLGDNTKATLITRGLAETTRLGLALGADPYTFAGLAGMGDLVATCSSPLSRNHTFGTNLGRGMSLAETIAATRQTAEGVKSCESVLDLARRNGVDMPIVEAVVDVVHNGRPTQEALRALMSRSAKPERR, encoded by the coding sequence GTGACCCGCTGCGCCGTGTTCGGCACCGGTTCCTGGGGCACCGCGTTCGCGATGGTGCTCGCCGACGCCGGCTGCGAGGTGGCCCTCTGGGGGCGCCGCCAGGAGCTGGCGGACGCCGTCAACGCCACCCACAGCAACCCGGACTACCTGCCCGGGGTCCGGCTGCCGGACACCGTCCGGGCCACCACCGACCCCGCCGAGGCGCTGGCCGGCGCGGACTTCGCGGTGCTGGTGGTGCCCTCGCAGACGCTGCGCGAGAACCTCGCCGCCTGGGCGCCGCTGCTGGAGCCGCAGACCGTCCTGGTCAGCCTGATGAAGGGCATCGAGCTCGGCACCGCGAAGCGGATGAGCGAGGTCGTCGGCGAGGTCGCCGCGGTCGGCCAGGAGCGGATCGCGGTGGTCAGCGGGCCCAACCTGGCCCGGGAGATCGCCAACCGGCAGCCCGCCGCCAGTGTGGTGGCCTGTACCGACGAGGCGGTCGCCAAGCGGCTCCAGTCGGCCTGCCACACGCCGTACTTCCGGCCGTACACCAACACCGACGTGATCGGCTGCGAGCTGGGCGGGGCGGTCAAGAACGTGATCGGCCTGGCGGTCGGCATGGCCGACGGCATGGGCCTCGGCGACAACACCAAGGCGACCCTGATCACCCGGGGTCTGGCCGAGACCACCCGGCTCGGGCTGGCGCTCGGCGCCGACCCGTACACCTTCGCCGGCCTGGCCGGCATGGGCGACCTGGTGGCGACCTGCTCCTCGCCGCTCTCCCGCAACCACACCTTCGGCACCAACCTGGGCCGGGGCATGTCGCTGGCCGAGACCATCGCGGCCACCCGGCAGACCGCGGAGGGCGTCAAGTCCTGCGAATCGGTGCTCGACCTGGCCCGGCGCAACGGCGTCGACATGCCGATCGTCGAGGCGGTGGTGGACGTCGTGCACAACGGGCGGCCCACCCAGGAGGCGCTGCGGGCGCTGATGTCCCGCTCGGCCAAGCCCGAACGGCGCTGA
- the cofC gene encoding 2-phospho-L-lactate guanylyltransferase encodes MTQDTVRPGRPVTPAAPAADWSLVVPLKRLAGAKSRLAPFAGPHRPDLALSFALDTVAAALAAPGTGRVLVVTRDAGAGARLAALGALVVDDEPGGGLNQALAHGAAAALVLAPHAPVAALSADLPALRAAELDRVLAAVPATGRAFLPDAPGLGTTLLACAPGSPLDPAFGDGSRARHAAGGARELRLSGVESVRRDVDTGEDLAEALVLGVGPHTRALATRLGYLPRQPRSGAPLPG; translated from the coding sequence ATGACCCAGGACACCGTACGCCCAGGCAGGCCCGTCACGCCCGCCGCACCCGCCGCCGACTGGTCGCTGGTGGTGCCGCTCAAGCGGCTCGCCGGGGCCAAGTCCCGGCTGGCGCCGTTCGCCGGCCCGCACCGCCCCGACCTCGCACTCTCGTTCGCCCTGGACACCGTCGCGGCCGCGCTGGCCGCACCGGGGACCGGCCGGGTGCTGGTGGTCACCCGGGACGCCGGGGCCGGGGCGCGGCTGGCCGCGCTCGGCGCCCTGGTGGTCGACGACGAGCCCGGCGGCGGCCTCAACCAGGCCCTGGCGCACGGCGCGGCGGCCGCGCTGGTGCTCGCGCCCCACGCGCCGGTGGCCGCCCTCTCGGCGGACCTTCCGGCCCTGCGCGCGGCCGAGCTGGACCGGGTGCTGGCCGCCGTCCCGGCGACCGGCCGCGCCTTCCTGCCGGACGCTCCCGGGCTGGGCACCACCCTGTTGGCCTGCGCCCCGGGCAGTCCGCTCGACCCCGCGTTCGGGGACGGCTCGCGCGCCCGGCACGCGGCCGGCGGCGCCCGCGAACTGCGGCTGTCCGGCGTGGAGTCGGTCCGCCGGGACGTCGACACCGGCGAGGACCTGGCCGAGGCGCTGGTGCTCGGCGTGGGGCCGCACACCCGGGCCCTGGCCACCCGGCTCGGGTACCTGCCGCGGCAACCCCGGTCCGGCGCGCCGCTGCCCGGCTGA
- a CDS encoding D-alanine--D-alanine ligase family protein, giving the protein MSIEQTSQNPSAKPRVAVVFGGRSSEHAISVSTAGSVLRAIDRDKYEVLPIGITHEGRWALASDEPARMAITDGRLPDVEHVAESTEGRVALPVDPGSREVVWSEPGAAPKALGEVDVVFPLLHGPWGEDGTLQGLLELSGVPYVGNGVLASAAGMDKEFTKRLLASHGLGVGRYTVVRPREWETEEGRAAVRERVAGLGLPLFVKPCRAGSSIGISKVKDLSDLDAAIEEARRHDPKLIIEAGVSGRELECAVLEFEDGPRASVPAEVLVGGGYEFYDFEAKYIDSSEVRIPAELTDGETAEIRRQAIEAFEALGCEGLARVDFFLLDDGSWMVNEVNTMPGFTPISAYPKMWEASGMSYPELVDRLLQAALRRSTGLR; this is encoded by the coding sequence ATGAGCATCGAACAGACCTCCCAGAACCCGTCCGCGAAGCCGCGGGTCGCCGTCGTGTTCGGCGGCCGCAGCTCCGAGCACGCCATCTCGGTCTCCACCGCGGGCAGCGTGCTGAGGGCGATCGACCGCGACAAGTACGAGGTGCTGCCGATCGGCATCACCCACGAGGGCCGCTGGGCGCTGGCCAGCGACGAGCCGGCCCGGATGGCGATCACCGACGGCCGGCTGCCGGACGTCGAGCACGTCGCCGAGTCCACCGAGGGCCGGGTCGCGCTGCCGGTCGACCCGGGCAGCCGCGAGGTGGTCTGGAGCGAGCCCGGTGCCGCCCCCAAGGCGCTCGGCGAGGTGGACGTGGTCTTCCCGCTGCTGCACGGCCCCTGGGGCGAGGACGGCACGCTGCAGGGCCTGCTGGAGCTCTCGGGCGTGCCGTACGTCGGCAACGGCGTGCTGGCCAGCGCGGCGGGCATGGACAAGGAGTTCACCAAGCGCCTGCTGGCCTCGCACGGCCTAGGCGTCGGGCGGTACACCGTGGTCCGCCCGCGCGAGTGGGAGACCGAGGAGGGCCGGGCCGCGGTGCGCGAGCGGGTGGCCGGTCTCGGTCTGCCGCTGTTCGTGAAGCCCTGCCGGGCCGGCTCGAGCATCGGCATCAGCAAGGTCAAGGACCTCTCCGACCTCGACGCCGCGATCGAGGAGGCGCGTCGCCACGACCCCAAGCTGATCATCGAGGCGGGTGTCTCCGGCCGTGAGCTGGAGTGCGCGGTGCTGGAGTTCGAGGACGGCCCGCGGGCGAGCGTCCCGGCCGAGGTGCTGGTCGGCGGCGGCTACGAGTTCTACGACTTCGAGGCCAAGTACATCGACTCCTCCGAGGTCCGGATCCCGGCCGAGCTCACCGACGGGGAGACCGCCGAGATCCGCCGCCAGGCGATCGAGGCCTTCGAGGCGCTCGGCTGCGAGGGCCTGGCCCGGGTGGACTTCTTCCTGCTGGACGACGGCAGCTGGATGGTCAACGAGGTCAACACGATGCCCGGCTTCACCCCGATCTCGGCCTACCCGAAGATGTGGGAGGCGAGCGGGATGTCGTACCCGGAGCTGGTGGACCGGCTGCTGCAGGCGGCCCTGCGCCGCTCGACCGGCCTGCGGTAG
- a CDS encoding HU family DNA-binding protein, translating into MNKAQLVEAVAEQLGGRKAAAEAVDAVLDTMVRAVVAGDRVSVTGFGTFEKVERSARFARNPQTGEKVKVKKTSVPRFRPGQGFKDLVSGAKKLPKEGPSVKKAPKGSLTPGKSGVAATPAAKRAATKRAATAAAAAAAATPAKKAAAKKTATKATATKATATKAAATKTAATKKTAAVKKATTTAAAKKTTATATKKATTTAAKKATTAAAAKKTTATAKKATATAKKTAPAKKTATRKTTARKTTAK; encoded by the coding sequence GTGAACAAGGCTCAGCTTGTCGAAGCGGTGGCCGAGCAGCTGGGCGGTCGCAAGGCTGCCGCAGAGGCCGTCGACGCAGTGCTCGACACCATGGTGCGCGCCGTCGTGGCCGGCGACCGTGTTTCGGTCACCGGTTTCGGCACCTTCGAGAAGGTGGAGCGCTCCGCGCGCTTCGCCCGCAACCCGCAGACCGGCGAGAAGGTCAAGGTCAAGAAGACCTCGGTGCCCCGCTTCCGTCCGGGCCAGGGCTTCAAGGACCTGGTCAGCGGCGCCAAGAAGCTGCCGAAGGAAGGCCCCTCGGTGAAGAAGGCGCCCAAGGGCTCCCTCACCCCGGGCAAGAGCGGTGTCGCCGCCACCCCGGCCGCCAAGCGTGCCGCCACCAAGCGCGCCGCCACGGCCGCTGCCGCCGCCGCTGCCGCCACCCCGGCGAAGAAGGCCGCTGCCAAGAAGACGGCCACCAAGGCGACCGCCACCAAGGCGACCGCGACCAAGGCCGCCGCCACCAAGACGGCCGCCACCAAGAAGACGGCCGCCGTCAAGAAGGCCACCACCACCGCCGCCGCGAAGAAGACCACCGCGACCGCGACCAAGAAGGCGACCACCACGGCCGCCAAGAAGGCGACCACCGCCGCCGCCGCGAAGAAGACCACCGCGACCGCCAAGAAGGCGACCGCCACGGCCAAGAAGACGGCGCCGGCGAAGAAGACCGCCACCCGCAAGACCACCGCGCGCAAGACCACCGCCAAGTAG